The following DNA comes from Alphaproteobacteria bacterium.
GGAACGGTCCCCATTATCATTGGTGTTGCTTTGTATTTTATTTTGCCGGAAACGCATTTGATGGCCAAAAAAAAATTAGATCGTTCAAATCTAGGGGGCAAGTTAAAGCAGTTTATTTCCAGTCGACGGTTTATGACGATGACTCTTGGTCATTCCTTGCCTGTTATCTTGTTGGCCCTTTACATCACAAACAGTTCTTTTATTTTTATCGATCACTTTCACCTAAGCCCTGTGGAATATTCACATCTTCAGCTTGTGCCGATGGGGATCAATATTCTAAGCACACTAACCTATCGTTCCGTGTTGTCCAAATTCGGAATGGATGCCACCCTAAAAGTTGTTTTCACGACCACGTCTTTATTCGCCGCAACAGCCTTTCTGTCTCTTTTGTTCAATCAAACATCAGAAGATTTTATTATACTATCTATGGTTTTTTTGAATGCAGGCTTGTGTTATAGCTCGGCTACATGTGCAACATGCGCTTATGAAACATTTATAGAGGATAAAGCCCTGGCCGTTGCCTTTGTGTCATTTATAAGAAACGGTCTTTTATCAATTATCGTTACGGGAACATCCTTTTTTTACAATGGGACTATCGTTCCCGTTTTCACGTGCATGATTATTTTGAGCCTGGCAACCTTGCCCTTTTTGCGCGGTAAGACGTCTTATTCGCCAAGCGCCTGACGGTACAGTTCCAACAATTCCTCTTGCTCCACAAGATCTTCTTTCTTCATCTTGCGTATCTTGATCAATTGTCGCATAACCTTAACGTCGTACCCTTCGCTTTTTGCTTCGGCAAAGGCCTCGCGGATTAATTCCTGCATTTCCGATTTTTCTTGTTCCATGTGTTCTATTTTTTCAATAAAGGCACGTAATTGCCCTGCTGATATTCCGCCAATAACTTCTTCCATACAATTCCTTATTTATGTAGTGATTTCCTGAATGAAAAACTAACGCTTTCTTGAAGTATTTTCAATCTAAATCAAAAAAATCATCACTTAGGTTACCTTGTAATACTTCTCGTCTCCAACCATTTGCCAGCTTATGATCTGAATCGGGCTGGCTTGCAAATGAATCAATATCGTGTCGATTTGCAATGTAATTGGCGGGGATCCCAAGGGTCAATGCCGCATCTTGCACGCCGGCACGAAGGGTCCGAATTCGTTTCTCCACATCCGGTAATGCGGGTGCTGGATGCAGGCTTTTCAATTCTGCTTGCGTCGTGTTTTGTATCAGGGAATCATCATCCCCCTCTATCAGATCGTGTGCCACCTTGTACGATGAAAAGAATGATTCTAGCAAACCCAAGGATGTTATCTGCTGCCGATAATCCGTCAGAGGTTTCTCAAGCTCACCTTCCTCGAGGAACCCACGATGAGCCAGGTCAATTAGCGCCCGATCCTCTA
Coding sequences within:
- a CDS encoding MFS transporter; this translates as MITFDRIRFVVPALLMSAVAMMLASMDMYLPCAPYLVRHFDTTEHVMQVSLMISPFISSFVGIFYGYFGDKHGRRKAILITIFFFSLGSMMCALSTNIHMFLFSRFIQAIGGGGISVVALVILSDLFSGVEYAKYVATYGIVFPTSYALAPIIGARFFRAWGWPSIFWFLGTVPIIIGVALYFILPETHLMAKKKLDRSNLGGKLKQFISSRRFMTMTLGHSLPVILLALYITNSSFIFIDHFHLSPVEYSHLQLVPMGINILSTLTYRSVLSKFGMDATLKVVFTTTSLFAATAFLSLLFNQTSEDFIILSMVFLNAGLCYSSATCATCAYETFIEDKALAVAFVSFIRNGLLSIIVTGTSFFYNGTIVPVFTCMIILSLATLPFLRGKTSYSPSA
- a CDS encoding DUF2312 domain-containing protein, with the translated sequence MEEVIGGISAGQLRAFIEKIEHMEQEKSEMQELIREAFAEAKSEGYDVKVMRQLIKIRKMKKEDLVEQEELLELYRQALGE